Genomic segment of Danio aesculapii chromosome 25, fDanAes4.1, whole genome shotgun sequence:
TCAGTCAGCCAATAATAGTGTGTTAAGTGTCATTATCTTCGTGTATTGTGCCAGTATTTATTTAATAGTCATTCTCATGTTCTGAATGTTCATGATCAGTATATCTCTGTAAGGACATTTCCAACTTCTGATCAAAGAACTTCAGTGGGACATTGAAACACTGACTCACAATCAGTGTCAGGTCTGCAGTTCATAACCCCCTTTAAAGAGATGAACACTAAaatctggggaaaaaaaaaagtagtaataaTCTGCAGACATTCGTAACTCAAGGCAGCAGAATGTCATAATCCTCTCTTTTGATTCTTGTGCTTGAAGTTGCTGTTTCTTGGACGGGAGTATCCAAAAGGAGCCGACTATTTCAGGGAGAGACTGAGGGCTGCTTTTGCCAAGAATAAAGACGTGCGAGACCCAGAGAAGATCAAACAGCTCATCAGCCGAGGAGAATTTGTGGTGAAAGAGCTAGAAGCGCTGTATTACCTCCGCAAGTACAGAGCCTTGAAGAAACGCTATTATGAAGCAGAGTGAATCAAGCCAAATCGGTCTTAAAGAGATAGAGTCCAAACATGAACATTCTGTCAACTcaaccttgacttgttccaaaccggttctGTGGAAcaagatactttaaagaatgttggaaacgtgtaaccattgacttccattgtagggaaAGCACATATGatagaagtgaatggttacaggtttccaatgtcttttgtgtccaacagaacaaagaactcaaactggtttggagcaAGTCAAGGGTCAGAAAGTTATCCTTCTGGACAAAATGGAGGTTTCAAATTCTGAATGTTTCACGAAAACATTTGTGCACATTTAACAACAAAATCAGGCAAAACATgtagtgatttttttatttcaaagtcaAAACAAATACGAGTTTCGCTATTGCTAACAGTGTTTGTGGCCACTGCTATGATAgcgtctgtctgtttttaaagaaaatgtatacATAAATTGTTGACTTGGCAGTGGTTTACGCTGGTTAAGTGGGACGATATGACATTTAAAAAGCGTTAGTTAACACTTAAATTAAGACTGTTTAAAACACGACCAACTGTGAGGTAGATATCAGTCCTGAAACTGAGCGCTCAAGAAAAACCACCGCACTCCGATACATCCGCTCTGCAGATCGGACAAGTGGCATTTTCCTGGAAGAGAAGATGAATGAGATCAGTAAAATGTAGTGAAACTTTGAAACCTTTATGAAGCTTGTTTTGAATTAGTGGTTCAGAGCAGTTTTCAAATCCGTaaggtcatgtgatttcagtaaacagggctgcacgatactggcaACATGATATGCattgttgttgagtgttgcgatAGTGATATAACTAAACTTAGCAATTTATGTAATGAGCATACTTATGTAAtagatcatactaaaataaacaggtaatatgTTTTTGATCTAAATAAAACTGACAATGTGAAAATATTTAAACCTCAACACCATTAATGACAAACCGTGTGTAATTTGATTcctattggctgttgtcattttccagcctccagaattagtatttatttttagctctaGGTTCATGTAACGGCACCTACTGGAGAGGTGGGAATAAACCTAttaaaggccccatctgattgatCAAATTTGAAGAAACaaccaaagaaaaataaaataattcataatcacgatgatatattttattatatactgtCAGCCCTAGTCATTTGATTTTCCATTGGAGGGCAATGTGggttaatggggtatatgcacacagacttttaatttcagtctgcCAGCCCCAGGGCTTTCAGTTAATAGTCATCCCACACAAAATCACAGCGTTTAAAatgtgatttcttaaaaaaaaaaaaagcaatcttcACTGCTCGGCTGAGAAATGATATAAAGTGagtctcagaccaaacaagaagctcTGCATTGAATGATGTctttaaaatagaattaattttacgcagtattttcaatggaatttctttAGTCTCtttatgctttaacaaccaaatggatgttCAAGTCTGTTTAAcggattatatttgaattaaattacagCATCAATACTGGAttagaaaccttatgaaattgaaaatagtcacattaagctttctccggaagtttatcggtggctgaaaaacacaagCTGTGCATATAGCTCATTCAGATGGGCCACACAGTTGTTGATCACAGAACAGGTTTCATTGTTTTTAATGGTCTCGGATCAGTTTAACTAGTTTGTACACATTTTGAGgcatttgtaaaattaaaaagatTTGTTAAAAGTCTCTTGTTGTAGCGAATGGAACAAACAATAGAAGCCATGAAGATATATAAAAGAACACATTATGCAGACACTTAATGCTATTAGATGAGCTGAGTGCACTGACAGGTCATACGTTCAATGTAAGATATTTGGGGAAAATGTTTTAACAGCGGGTGTGGTCTTTCGCAAGCTTtgaaactaaataattttgtaaaGCAAATGTTTAACCGTTTCAAAGCTTCAATGGTAAAAACACTGAGAACTGATATTAGTAAAGCAGTCAGACCTTTAACCAGCGGTCGATGCACTTGACGTGGTAATCATGGAGACATGGCAGCATCCGGAGCCGTTCACCCGCTTTATACTCGCTGAAACAGATCTGGCAGCTGCAGAGAGAGTGAGAGGATGATTAAAATACTGCATTGTGGGAAATGTCTCTTTGTGACATCCTGTTGTTTGACTTACTCCGTCTTTCCTGCGCTGTGTGTGGGATCGTATGTTTTGATGGGCAGCCGCTCGATCTCAGCCTTGCTCAGAGTGTTTTTGGCCATTACAGCACCCTGCTGCTCCTCAAACGCTAACAGAGCCTGATAAAGCAATATTACACGTGAGGAAACATGGTTTTACGGTAAGTCATGTGATTTGTGTGCATCCGCATATCTCAGACCTCATAATTATTTCCCTGGCTGTCATTAAACAAGTCCATCTGCAGGTGAGCAGCAGGTCTGTGGCGGGAAGCTCGAGTTCGGCCTGGTTGACGTCGGCCCTGTTGTCTGCCTGTCCAAtcaaaggaaaattaaatgaaactttCAAATATTCTtcacatctttttttattatttactttatgtgTGTCTGTTTCACATCAATGCTGTTCTTTTAAAGTTCTAGTAAACAAACGTAgaacaaaatgataaataaacaatacGGTTTCCAGACAACAAATCAGCACAActtgtttaaaggggtggtccactacgagaTCATATTTAAAGTTTACTTCATGTGTAATGtggctgtgtgaacataaacagcatctctgaatgtaagacactcaaagttaaatgcaaagggagacattggcctttacagagttagcttagcaaagcctagggcgaacaaagtttggggactacaaaaaatacatccaggctagtgagacCACAACCAATTCAGCGCTCTgcacagcgaaggggcgtggccagaggcactgtaaggttatagcagagaaagctaaaatgccatccaaacgctgctattaccacagagcttgttctgtttctgtatttgggcttccaaaggacacaacccaaagagagaagtgcttacaatttcattttaattatgttccagagaattataaaaatatatagcgctagcatttgacaaaggacagcttgcAGAATCTcccccagttcagtgctggattcagctaaaaactcctcaaagaaccATAATAgtagaagctgtggattgtgagacacaacctgtaagtattttatttgttaaaattgatcaattagaTGCACAGTGTCTAACGTTAAAGgcatgttgtagcgaggacgtgaacaaggacgtaaacaacagaaaatgctgtttggcaccgctaacaatttagctacaaattcatatttatccatcaaaccactgtaaacacaCATTCTTCAGCAGTGCTGCAGTCTCTCTCCATGCAGTCGCTTTCCCTGCGttttacatctcaaataatgaactcgATATGTGATTTGtgaaaagatatgtgaacattttatattacttacacatgcttataacctgaatatgtaaaagacacttgtcagattttattttagagagcaggcttgaggttcagctgtgtgttcttcattttctgtctgattcaggctcaatctgatacggctaacagctaaactgactgacagtatttacagagCAGAGGCACAGTGCGTGCTGCTAGAGGCGTgacacttttcctggtgacgtggagccgatccgcgaatcacagcacattatattaattcaccaatcagagcctcttgagggcgagctttcagaggaactaggaaataggACAGTCTAGCTGCCTTTCCATTGCACAAGAgatttggacacgactgtcggaatacgcccctTTGTGGCAGTTGCACAGAATTTTCTGTTTTGTCaagcaccatgggagagaagctgttctcgcagtgtccAAAAtaaaaggagtgcaaaagcaagagtcTTTATTCTCCATgagttcaccatggttgaataaaCGAATACTAGAAACTCAGACCGCAAAAACTttgagggaatgtggagacaacataaaaaaaaaatattactaatttatgaatagaaatgtttttttatagaGAGTTTTTTTtcggataaaaaaaaacaaaacaaaaaaaatactatttatcaTCTCGTGCGCACAGACAACACTAAAATACATCACATGCGGTCCATACGGTCTAGTTGCAAGAgttcaaacattttaatgtaTCCGCAGCTCAACTGGAATCTGAATTTTacgcatacggagatgatcgaaactccacgcagctcccggatTACtcttcattgaaaatgaatgactttcggtctgtcgcttgtcattTGTCGCATGCATTGGAAAGGAGGCTTCTGAGTAGCTGTATGAATTTACTgtatgattttttacaaatgaagcatgagcacacattgctttgcatcttataaacacaaccaagcctacAAAAATACACTCTGAACCACCTCTTTAAGCAAGACTGACGACTGGAGTAATGTGTCCCACATTACAGgacaaaaaaattgcataaaacaaGTATTAATTGTATATAAAAAGTAAAGTGATATTAATGATACAACTTTTGCAATATTAGCAGAAGAAACAAGTTCACTGACCTAAGTTTTTGAATGcagataaaataattatttaaagtcttaactaatacatataaaacaaatcCATTTTATGAACGATGTATTATTGATCAATTAATTGATCTatctttattacaaatattatttatataaatgtaactataattatctaaaacatttttgcttcttaaaatgttaattgaaattatataataataataataataaaaaaaacgtattaaacatttttatatagtttAGCAATGTACTTGCCACTAAACATCAAGCATCAACcatttatataaattatgaatattacaataacaaatacaaaacatttaaagATATCAAAATAATATATTCTAGTACTTCTAAAACTATAATAGTATCTTAATGACATTTCATTTAatactgatttattaaattattaatttatgtgACAGCACATGCACACCATCACTTTTTCGATGATTCTATTGCTTTTATACTCATGTAGAAGTCACTTCAGACAAAAGTGTCAGCTAAATGATTCAATGAGGATCACTAATTAGTAATGTACTATGATTTACTTCAAATAAGCTTTAAAACAGCTTACTATACTATAAACAGCTTTAAACTTTAAAAGGTTAGCATATTAGGTTTGGAGGGCAGGGTGGGACTGTGTCTTAAAGCCACCCCTACTGAaatcacaaacacgcacacagcGACATGAGAGCAGATGACCCACAAGTTCacgtcattcgccagttagaaatgtagttagtggtatttcagagcgaatattcagagtagcggtgaaCAATATAGGGATGTTGACAATGGCAatacaggttgtcattgttcaaaaatgaccaaacatgtgaatataaaagcaacttcagctcagtatagcaggctaggcggaatagcgctatttactgatgttttgttgttaaactaaataaaaatcgacattattgatgctgaaaaaggtcccttatgaaactgaaaagtcACATCAATCTgtcgctggaagatttcagtgggtGAACAACACTTCTGTTCATATAACCCATTTgcaacaacacaatctacataagatctgcgtgactaaaatagttttaaaacataacattacctgtctaagagtaatacttcagccatgatatcatccttcctccagcgtgcaaaagtaactccaataatgattcaggattttaaaaagtttcaattcagcatttgattttacagcGACTGTGACTGTCTCGTATACTATGCACGTAAATGCGCTGATGGCGGATATGCGTGAACAGAGATGCACAGAAgtccaaatctacatttgctgacaggtagtttgggctacttatcagaataaCGGGAGATGTCgccctgacaatatttaattggatgaacatgttttagttttatgcattatccagaatataaaaacacatttagatcatttactttaatcaatactattgcaatgtgaagagactttcaaccagcacaacatcacgtttctgaagacaatcacctactgcacctttaaattgaaGTGATGAAAGGATGTTGACTTACGCGGCTGCTCTCCAAAGATGACCTGCTGCAGCTCTGACAGCTCGGACGGGTTGTGTGTGAAAGATGAAGAGCTGATCATTGAGGCCCACGGAGAGATCCAGCCCAAACCCACATACGGGTCAACCTGCAGGAAACCAGCAAAACACCAGCGTTCAGCACTCTGAAGCGAAAGAGCAGAAATAAAGGGGGGAAATAAAAACCAAACTGACCACATGGTTATGGTTGTGGTGGTTTGTACTGGACTGTCTCTGCTGCTGCTCGATTCGCTCCTCCATGTCAAACTGTTCCTGCACATACAGCAAAAAACACCATCAGTTCACTCCTGATGTTAAGATGCAATTTGCTCAATCAGATCACAAGTAGTTGATGATGGAGATGTGTTACCATTTACACCTGATGGTGTGGAGTATCTCATATAGCGGCTTATACCAGTTGAACATTTCTATGCATGATTGTCTACATTTAAACccatttaacaaacattttagaaCATCGACAAtcattttttcatgtatttaatatataaaaaaacatttaatgcaaGGCAGAATAAATAGATTTACAGCACACTAATGATTTTATACATTAAGCACAACCATTTGACCAAAGAAATAAACCAATTGATGGTGTAAGAAGAGAAGAcagctctgatttttttttcctctccttaATGTTGCTTCAGAAAAACTGACTCATAATTTACAGAGTTCTAATGGTTTTTGGCTAATCTGGAATTTGCTGTGGGAGTTTTTGTAGAATGCATGTTAAaagattggatttttttgttaatGTCACCCTTCACAAAAGACTTAAATTACTAGCAGATGGATGATTGTGTAATAGATGGCTGCACTATTgtatatgatgacatgagacCCCAAGACCACTGCTTTGTCATTGCAAatcattcaaataaaatgtaaaaagaatatatatctgaagtcaaatttatttttatgaaagCAAAATCTTAAATATGCTGCACATTTAAGACAGTATTAACAATTGGATTTTAGCTATTTACTTTCCCCACATCAATGAGATTCAGAAGTCATTTATCCACTGAATCATTTCTTTTTTTGCCTATAAATGAAACCATAAATGGGAAATTGTTTTAGAGCCCATTTACACTTGTATTCAGGGTCATCCACTTGGAGGAAAGCCCACTTAAACAGCAGTGGAACATTGGTTTTACCTGTAGGCTTCTGGCGTATGCTTCATCCTCAGCCATCTGAACAGAGCGAACCACCAtgacatcatcagcagcagcatcATCCTCTATGATGACAACATCATCTGGTATCAGGAAAGATGGCGAACTTGCTGGTCCATGAATTTGCTTTGCTAGAAATAAATGaaaccaaacaaataaacttCTAGAGCCTCAGAGCAGAGAGCTGAACATAAATCCTAATGGTGGGAGTAGAGCAACGAAATTTCAGTCATTCATAGCGATATAAAGTCTGATTGTTTACACTTTGTTTAACAATTTATTGTGTCTGAATTA
This window contains:
- the si:ch211-59o9.10 gene encoding uncharacterized protein si:ch211-59o9.10; the encoded protein is MDERQGSSSDDPFYSPRMEADPPDSLNNACLLNDSDYLFEEPGLSDELSNTFVPETPSPLTHRRKRHPQKDEDKTVATSTCSYGRKWERPEHTPGYLNTTPSSQRTMKRRKLENFNTTHSSITPQTNGFVPASSLLPSDFKWLESPRPAASSASSKPSSSAGSSTSPLDQTADLTYLNELLATGRASMQKTINTSNSREQRRKKTRTKTSKSSSAHSTASAIEDEDLLLDSAKQIHGPASSPSFLIPDDVVIIEDDAAADDVMVVRSVQMAEDEAYARSLQEQFDMEERIEQQQRQSSTNHHNHNHVVDPYVGLGWISPWASMISSSSFTHNPSELSELQQVIFGEQPRRQQGRRQPGRTRASRHRPAAHLQMDLFNDSQGNNYEALLAFEEQQGAVMAKNTLSKAEIERLPIKTYDPTHSAGKTDCQICFSEYKAGERLRMLPCLHDYHVKCIDRWLKENATCPICRADVSECGGFS
- the lyrm5b gene encoding LYR motif-containing protein 5B, with amino-acid sequence MANPLRAEVKQLFKTLLFLGREYPKGADYFRERLRAAFAKNKDVRDPEKIKQLISRGEFVVKELEALYYLRKYRALKKRYYEAE